Within the Microbacterium terricola genome, the region CTCAGCGCCGGCGATGAGGCCGTCGGTGATCACGTCGTGCCACGTTCCGGCCACGATCACGATGCGCAGGCCCGCCGCATCCGTTCCGCCGACGATCGGCGCTCCCTTGCCGCTCATGCGTGCTTCGTCTCCTTCATCTGGTCGAGCGCGTCGGCGAGGTCGCCGTCGTCGATGATGTGGCCCATCCGGTCGCGCTTGGTCTGCAGGTACTGGTGGTTGTTCGGCCCGACGCCGACGAGCAGGGGAACCTGCTCGACCACTTCGAGGCCGAGCTCGCGCAGCTGCGCGACCTTGTCGGTGTTGTTGGTCAGCAGTCGCACTTGCTCGATGCCGAGGTCGGCGAGCATCCCGGCCGCGGCGGCGTAGTCGCGCGCGTCGGCGGGGAGCCCGAGGGCCAGGTTGGCGTCGACGGTGTCGAGCCCGCGCTCCTGCAGCGAGTATGCGCGCAGCTTGTTGATCAGGCCGATGCCGCGACCCTCGTGGCCGCGCATGTAGATGACGACGCCGCCGTCGCGCTCGATGGCGTCGAGCGCGGCCTCCAGCTGCGGGCCGCACTCGCACTTGAGCGAGCCGAAGGCCTCACCGGTGAGGCACTCCGAGTGCACGCGCACGAGCGGTGCCGGCTCGGTGAGCTCGCCCGAGACGATCGCGAGGTGGTCGGTGCCGGTGACGCGGTCCTTGTACGCCAGGAAGCGGAAGCTGCCATGGCCCGTCGGCACCTGCGCCTCGGCCCGCAGGCTGACCCGCCGACGGTGCGCCGCGTGCGCCTGGGCGGGA harbors:
- the ribA gene encoding GTP cyclohydrolase II, translated to MSLSTIPAALDALRAGRPVIVADDENRENEGDVVLSAELATPEWIAWTVRWSSGFICAPMPADWADRLDLPPMVEVNEDARGTAYTVSVDAADGITTGISAADRARTLNVLADPASAPASVKRPGHILPLRAVDGGVRERGGHTEAAVELMTLAGLKPVGAIAEIVAEDGSMMRLPGLMDLGERDGVPVITIEQLVAHLDETDPRPAQAHAAHRRRVSLRAEAQVPTGHGSFRFLAYKDRVTGTDHLAIVSGELTEPAPLVRVHSECLTGEAFGSLKCECGPQLEAALDAIERDGGVVIYMRGHEGRGIGLINKLRAYSLQERGLDTVDANLALGLPADARDYAAAAGMLADLGIEQVRLLTNNTDKVAQLRELGLEVVEQVPLLVGVGPNNHQYLQTKRDRMGHIIDDGDLADALDQMKETKHA